AATTCCAAAGGAAAATTTAGGCCACAACAACAAAAGTTATCTTTCAAATTTGCTTGAGGAGCTAGAAATTACAAGGACAATTGCAGCAGAAAACACAGCTTGAGCAAAGGAGGTGTATTCTGAACAATATAATCGTAAGGCCAAAGAACCAGATTTCTCCCCCGGTCAAAGAGTTTGGCTATACTGTCAAAAAGTAGAAAAAGGCCTTTGCAACAAATTAACCAAAAAGTGGTATGGCAGTTACTACATTGTTCATTTAGGTTCAAGTTTCACGTACAAATTGTGCCGAAGTTCTGACgacaaattacacaaaccactgGTCCATGCCAATCGTTTGAAGCCATATTTCGATCCAGCTGATCGACCACAGTATCCACCAGAACCATACCTGAACATCAACAATAATATGGATTCAGACGTCATAGATGACAACGAGGGACAAGTCAACAACCCACAGCTCAACAGCAAGGATTCCCAGTCAACACGTTCAACCAATGATCAATCATCTACAGGTGCAGAACTCAATTCTAAAACTAAGGCAGGCAATCCAAGGTCTCGAACCAAAAAGAAGACAGGCATACAGGAAAGCAAAGCAGGACCTAGTACAACAGTTTCAAACCAGGAGCAGAACAAACCAGGCCCAAGTAAATCCACCAAGGGAAAAGGAAATACAAACAAGGGAAAACGAggagtaaacaggaaacatcaTCAGCCCAAATCAAGGCCACAATCAGAATCAAGTCAGATTGAACAACCAACCCAACAACCAATGTCAAGCAAAGAAGACAAGGTTTTCAATCCTGATGACATTCATTCAATTCTTACTTCCAAGAGAGCAAACAACAAAATCTACTACAGGGTGAAATGGAAGGATCCAGAAAGAGGAAATACATGGGAATATGGCAGCAGCATCCCAGATGCAATTTGAAGAGAATTTCACGTCAAGAAAAACATGTCAGGAAAACGGCGAAAACGGCCACTGAAAAATCACAAATTCTTCAATCAAAAAGAATCAGCAGAAGAAAATCAATCAGTGAATGTTCTGTCACAGAACTTCAAACGGCACTCAACCATAGCCAAACAGCTATCGACCATAACAGCTCCAGGATGGAATACAGACCCATATCCAAAACACACATCGTTTGAAGCCATATTTCGATCCAGCTGATCGACCACAGTATCCACCAGAACCATACCTGAACATCAACAATAATATGGATTCAGACGTCATAGATGACAACGAGGGACAAGTCAACAACCCACAGCTCAACAGCAAGGATTCCCAGTCAACACGTTCAACCAATGATCAATCATCTACAGGTGCAGAACTCAATTCTAAAACTAAGGCAGGCAATCCAAGGTCTCGAACCAAAAAGAAGACAGGCATACAGGAAAGCAAAGCAGGACCTAGTACAACAGTTTCAAACCAGGAGCAGAACAAACCAGGCCCAAGTAAATCCACCAAGGGAAAAGGAAATACAAACAAGGGAAAACGAggagtaaacaggaaacatcaTCAGCCCAAATCAAGGCCACAATCAGAATCAAGTCAGATTGAACAACCAACCCAACAACCAATGTCAAGCAAAGAAGACAAGGTTTTCAATCCTGATGACATTCATTCAATTCTTACTTCCAAGAGAGCAAACAACAAAATCTACTACAGGGTGAAATGGAAGGATCCAGAAAGAGGAAATACATGGGAATATGGCAGCAGCATTCCAGATGCAATTTGAAGAGAATTTCACGTCAAGAAAAACATGTCAGGAAAACGGCGAAAACGGCCACTGAAAAATCACAAATTCTTCAATCAAAAAGAATCAGCAGAAGAAAATCAATCAGTGAATGTTCTGTCACAGAACTTCAAACGGCACTCAACCATAGCCAAACAGCTATCGACCATAACAGCTCCAGGATTGAATACAGACCCATATCCAAAACACACACGCCAAGTCAATGAGGCAATAACGGAAGTTTCGGCCATTGAAATAAGTCAAGGAGAGTGCTTTGTCTCAGTCACTATTGACAACAACTATTATTGTTCTTGTAATGAGTCTGATAATGTCCATGATGATGATTATACTTATGATACAGTTCATTTTGAATGTGTTCCTCTCCATCTCATGCAGGACTACCTCAATGAGAGCTACGAAGATGTAAAATTTATGCTCAAAACCGCCACCCCTGAAGAACATTATCAAGATGATGACTCTCCAATTTTCAAATCCAGCCGAAGGACTATATCGTACCACCCCTGCCAAGATCCAACTTTCTACAGAAATTTTGCTAGAAGCGCAGACTTTCTTTATTATTCAACAACAGATGATAGAATCTCCCGACCATTCCAAGGAGTGTTCGCGACATGCACATCTGGTCGTGAGATATCAATATTTCTGCGAAGAGTACAGGATATTCTTTTACAGTACCATCTCAAAAAAGAGCTAATTCCTTGTTAATAATATTAAGGTTTGTTGTCGTGTCATTTCACATTGTGTTACCTGAAGACACTAGTTGTGAACAAATGACATCAGCCTGATCACCTGAGTTATTTGCATCACAACAAAGTTTTGAGCATTGTTCTGATCAACCAATCTCAAACGTGAAATGAGGTGAAATGAAGTACTGGAGTgcagaaacgaaacaaacctatcgcgaaacgaaaacgaagtacaccgTACGGAAACACAACAAACTTATCgcgaaatgaaaacaaagtacactgtactgaaacaaaacaaacttatcgcgaaacgaaaacaaagtacattgtactaaaacaaaacaaacttatcGCGAAATGAAAGcaaagtacaccgtactgaaacgaaacaaacctattgCGAAACGACAGCGAAATACGTCGTACCGTAATGGAACAAACCTTAAACAATGcgaaacataaaatgaaatacaGCGTGCCAAAAACGGAACAAAACCAATGCGAAAAGGGAATAGACCGAAAATGAGCCAAGTATACAGCTTGGACTGATACTAAATGAACAAAAAATTGAGCGAAGTAAACTCAGTTaagtaaaccaaagccaaaataaaataaaataaaacagaactaaaaatcactaaacaaattaaaGGTGTTAGAACTAATGGTTCTAAAcaaaatgtacttgtatgagctcaaAGAACAAATGCACTTGTTaaatgcacaagcacatgtatatatgtttgctTCTAcataacatttctctcctaacatGAGATACTTACTAATCCATGTACATTGCCCATGCCTGATTCCAGGTCTTGACTTCATATAAGAGACATTTTACTAATAGACAATTTATTTTCAGGGCAAAATATCCTTATGTACATATTCTGCACAAATCGAAATAATTTTCATGTATATCGTTGCCACTAACTAACtctcatttgttttgtatttttcatacaAATCATCTGTCTGCATGGGATAACGGACAAGTCAACTCCAAAAATTAGGATGTGGAACCATCACAAGGCCTCTTGGAAACATCAAGAACCAGCACACCTAGCCAAGACAAGCCAGATTCCACATCCTGACACCCTGACGACAGCAAAAAGAACCTGTGCCCCTATATCAGAGAGAGACAATAACATATTTAACTGTCATTTATTATTCTAACATTATGATGCAAGTGTCCATCAACTAAATTTTTACCATTGTCCACATTTTTTTTGTACAAGTTTGGGGACCAAACTTTTTCAGACAGAGGGGaagttatcatgaaatgataattcataccaaaattcattataaattgtacccagtacaagcaatatattagcattcaaatattaggaaaatatgaatatagaatattagtttcatcatgtatcagtaatagcttagacaagACTCCTCTCAACAGTAGTAAAgcttatctcacagacattctattgaaaaaggtataagttatgaccacacaatttcatagttaaaatcctagcctgaggtaatcagaacaccactgtaagacaaaccattcactaagacaagggttatgtctagacaggttaataaactgctttgatgaggtaaacatgctatcacctacagtaaaataacattatgcaaacaccagttaagggtcgttaaagatccagcccagagtaagcaatcaagcatccagtaaatgtgccaacaagattaatgtcacttagataataggattaaaagattaagtactccccctgtctggtcactgaagtcGTAATGGTAGGACACacaccattttgtttattctgtatttcattggctattgtaggttacacccagttttgtatcagtcagcaaatcagaatctttgtattgtttaaattgtagttaaatagtctccaacttcatttgtccatcagtagggtttagactcccaacacaggtcagctctagccctcagcccagagggttgtaccgactctctgtggccacccttgttactccatctcttgtaaataaaattgtaattagcttcttgtgacttcggactctttgctgagttaattcccccaagcaaaccagcacgccagttagatgagggatttcactggtaccctcacttggacccgaGATCCATATCATAACAGTTCCTGCAAATCCTGAGGCTGTTTCCTatgaccacgaagccttctcccaagtgcatcacaaacatgttctattggattaaggtcaggggacctcgatggccagtccatgacattgactccagcgttttgaaggaaatttcgtgtcaacatcacGGTATGCGGCTGAGCAtcatcatgctggaactgtagacaaGGGCCATGAGCCACCATGAAacgaacgagttcaggggtgagtacctagcagcagctgtgaggtttccagaGATGACCAGGAGTCGGGAACGgctgttcccacagaaagcaccccacaccatgcagcttccccccccaccccccgaaTTAGTCGACTTCCTGtgcacaacattgggcataccgttcatgACAATGTCTCCAGGCTCTATGCCTGCTGTCCatgaatctgagggtaaacctggattcatcactaaagacgacttgattccagtctctctggatGGTGatgttgggcccacagcagacgctgACATTACTGAAACAGTGTCAATATTGGCCTAGTATATGGACATTGACTGGCAGCCAGCAACGATTTTGAacggtctgtgaggacagtcggccactaaacatctcagccctggttcgtgtagctggcagaaatctgtcacatgggtgacgtaggacgatttgacggtcttctgctcgtgacatCACACGTGGACAGCCCAACTTTGggcaatcagaagtggtgtcagtttgtttagacgacctcgcaagtcatacacagtatgacagctgcatcccattgctcttgcggcatcaataactgatcttctcgcttgcaacatgccagtGACatgttcacgttgcacatttgacaatcgtggcatttaaagtaccgttggaactgtggtttaaaactgttttttttaagaaaacttTGATACGAAGATCATGTGATTGACTGcatgtgcaaaacctgatttggcactaacgtcatttgcacagTGAATGGATGGgtgtgagtgggttttgctcaAGTTTTTCTAGAAATTTCAGCTacacagatgtatcatcagagaacaattattattatttttaagaagtacattttgtgaagtttctttttttgactacgagagtgtattttccgtgatttgagttgttattaattatcattgctGTAGTTGTaactgggtcacaatatttaaggttttagtgttagtgataatgggtcacattttctacagaaaattatttaagcggcacgcctctaaggcagtacaTCAGagttacataaacatgttctaGAGCATTCCaggttagtggcgatggtcatATGTGCTCGAATTTcaaggaaatgactgaatgtatatataaatgatatataaatatttgcGCTGTCAAAAATCACAATCCCATCTTGTTCAACCCAACGAACTTAACGCAATGAACAAGATCTTCACATTTCGCGCACCACATCAGCTCCCCTTTGTAGTAAACACCAATGCAGCCAAATCGGCCGAAATGTGAAAGCCATttgtgtacatatacaatgaaaatacactacagttttaaatgtgtgacaTTAAGACATcgggaacaggtcaaaatggccacacgacAAAACGGCCACACTGAttctagtcaaaatggccacacaaaaaagtcaaaatggccacaacccctagtcaaaatggccataccaaAAAGttaaaatggccacaacccctagtcaaaatggccatgccaaaaagtcaaaatgacaaacaaaaaggtcaaaatggccatacattattttattatttcttaaTACTTGTGACAattgtattatttgatatcaaagtgtaaaatgacaaaagaaGTTATATCACACAAAATTTGGTGTTTATTATTAAGGTACTTTCATACCTGATACTTGGAGACTGAGGAGGAAGAGAAGTTCACCCTTCTTGAGACAAAATTTGGTGTTTATTATTAAGGTACTTTCATACCTGATACTTGGAGACTGAGGAAGTAGAGAAGTTCACCCTTCTTGAGACTGGCTCATAGAAGGGAAAATCTCTACTGATGGAGTCCAGTGGGTAAACCTATGTCCACAAGGTATTTCCCCTGTTCTCAAATATATGAAATGATAATATGTATCATGTAGTAaataactgtaattcattgtAGTTCTTTATTACTGTGTATATACTTTGTAATGCTGTAAATATAATGCAAACATTACAATGTATGATGTTATATTTAtcaaatttattttcattttagtcTTCAAGAGGTCAGAAGGTGTAATGTCAACTTATCCTCTAATTGGCTTGTTAAATACTTATCAACACATTATTACATTATTACATACGTTGTGTAACCTTAATTAATGTGTGAATCTAGAAGTGCCTCGTTAACTAGCCACCATTGATCAACTAATTGTTAATCTTGTGTTGATTGTTATTGTTCTTATACTCTTCAGGTGAATGTGGCAGCCATGGCCAATCTTCAGGACTACTGGTATGATCAAGTTTTTGACTAGACGTAACAGCTGACTGGACCATTGGAAGATCAAGATTTTGACTAGAAGTAGCTGATGAACAGGTAACATAAACAGTAAAAAAGGTGCTTGTACAGGAAtaaaaaacatacatatatacttgtcaTTTGTATAACATGATTTGTTCAAGTGTATTGAACATCAGGCTTTGTCTTATATAATTCCTTTTCTCATTTTTacactttgatatcaaataagacaaatgtcatgagtattgaaaaataataaaataatgtacGGCCATCTTGACttttttgtgtggccattttgactttttggcaTTGCCATTTTTACTTTTCTGTGTATCATAGAATCacggaataaatatttcaggacacAACACTTGACATATCGTCGTAAAAGGAAAAAGATATACCGTCCATGCACCAGCGTGAACGTTGCCGGCTACTGGCTAACTATCTCTAAGTGTAATGGTAACACTCAGATGGGCCCCGTCTCGCTTATAGCAATAGATATATAGCTTTGGCGAACGTTAGCGCGCTCAAAAGGACACGCCCAACTCCCATCGCGcatacgacatgcgctgtcagtttaaagggcactgatgcggagcaatttccgtggactggtgtaaacttttgttattgtttttctctcgtgagtacccggatgatatcccagaattcgtgactggttcgtgacctctgctgcgcagtccgtaagcgcaattgatagtttaattatagacagatcaactaaggtgaagacACTTTTACtctattacaaatgtattatgaaaacaaatgaaacactttgaaggttaatcatctgccagtggtagaaatggtaaaaaacaattaggacggaaaaataacgaagccaatgtacgtctctatattttgtctcataaccctaattagtttattgtcatatttatatgattctgaaaattaataaaagaacacgcgatctgcttatactcatagtaaatttctaacataacagcaacatttatacattgtatagattgccaatatggattctatttcacacacatacgcgatctagtgtgtgttttctgtcatacagattctgctgaatgctacaacaaatagattaaaacaaaatgcaaataatgaatgtaaaatagactaattttatagcaacaatgtcaggctactaccttgttcaggaatgtatccatcaatatccacgtaaaataaattgtattccattcatctgcagctggtaaataatcctgctctgtgtcgcgtgtcttacaactgtctaatttgcgaaaaagtaacacatcgttttacgtctttcgttggtgaacaCCAGATAAAcatctcattggtctcccaagatagcacacctggcaactaattgtatgatgtccgctattct
The window above is part of the Haliotis asinina isolate JCU_RB_2024 chromosome 1, JCU_Hal_asi_v2, whole genome shotgun sequence genome. Proteins encoded here:
- the LOC137274773 gene encoding uncharacterized protein DDB_G0280579-like produces the protein MDSDVIDDNEGQVNNPQLNSKDSQSTRSTNDQSSTGAELNSKTKAGNPRSRTKKKTGIQESKAGPSTTVSNQEQNKPGPSKSTKGKGNTNKGKRGVNRKHHQPKSRPQSESSQIEQPTQQPMSSKEDKVFNPDDIHSILTSKRANNKIYYRVKWKDPERGNTWEYGSSIPDAI